Within Planococcus citri chromosome 2, ihPlaCitr1.1, whole genome shotgun sequence, the genomic segment gtcgctatgtacaaaattttcaaagataacTACGATGAAATgctaaaaagtaataaaatcaaACCACTGATGCAAATAGACATACGTAAGTATAGCTGAAATTGGCCATTTCAAATAAAACCACAAAAACGACTCACGTatgagataatttttaattctatGCTTTAATTTTTACGAGCAGCCAAACAAACAGATGCTGACACAGATGCAATTGACGAACCAAAAAAGCTAGATCTAACCAAAATTTCGCCCAGAAAATTCGAGCTGAGAAAAACTGTCATAGGATACGTTAATGGTATAAGcgttcatattttttcaaacccataataaaaataaaaataaatccatGAAGTAATTCACTGGGTTATTTTTcagaatgcaaaaataaaatcaaaaagggCAAGtagaaaatattcgaattacCAACTGTTCTTCGTGTTCATATTTAGAATTATTCTCAAAACTACCTAtaataatttcttttaaatgaaattttaaacagaTAAATCCCTTTTAAACATCCTCGGAGCACAGTATGCAAAAACGTTCATTGTAGATATTGATAAACTGTATGAAGTCTGCCCATATAAAGAAGAGAAAGGGAAATTATTTCGTAAGATAAccaattacctatacttatctaattcaaaaattaaagttgaTTGGAGTAAAATAAAACGATTTATTATTCCAGTGAGTATTCAATCGTATTTCGCGTGTGTAAGATGGACATGCAGCATGAGTAAGtagatacctaagtacataattattataaaccaattttttttttcaaatgacacaatttattaataataataacacatTTACTGTctgatttcagaaaaagaaaaagatattCCATTCagaagtaaataattttcaaatatagaCTAAGCAAAGTTCAATCATACATATACCAGATACCTACCATGGGAGGGAGGGGAATCTTTGATGAGGGACCAGAcaactttttcttttcaaaaaaaatttgtttaaaaaaatgatgcagaaatttttgaaaaatcttcactAACTAATTCTCTCTTACGTagcttactcgtattttttctgttttttttttatttttaattttttttcgaatgctCTGTAAGGACGAGGGGGAGGGGTTGAGGCACCAAGAGCACgggtttttctttaaaaatgagaaatttaaatCGAATCAGTTTCTGATATCACTTAATACGTTTTCCTTCGGGGgtctaaaattttcagagaatttttttgaaatgagaacaAACAACTTtaagtattttacaaaaaaaaaatcctaaaagtgTACAGTAATTAAGGACCATGGAGTCCTTAGAACTAAATGTCTCACTTGTCTCGTAATTAATCTCAATTTCACTTCGTGCAGATCTTTTAGAAAAAGTCATCGGCCGTATAAGTGAAGATGACAACGATCTTGTGAAGGACTTTTCAACTGAGTCGATACAAGAGACCAATGAACAGTAATAATTTTACCTATCTTCATACCTATACATCATGGTTCACTTACCCATTGGAAAAACATTCAACGCAGCATTTATTTCAGCgcttttgttttcttttttcattaattatcaTGTAAATACCGATCATAGGCTACCTCATTTCAATAAATATACTCATTGTACAGTCTTATGAGCATAttattattgtacataaaagtatttaatttttcggttactgaagaaatttataaaaagtgTGAACAATCTACCCAGGCTTGAATACGATTCAAATCACGATATGAGTCATAAAATAGCAATTTATGAACTATGAATCACTTTCGTGAatcatttcgacaaaaattttacTCCAATTTTGTTATAGGTACTACCTTACAAACGATGTTTCAAACCAATTGTTGCCGACTGCAATTTGACTAAAATGCatcgatttttacatttttaaatattttcatggtTATTTTacatgcaattttcatgatactttttgaatttgttggCAAATCTTATTCTACTTTGAcgatatttgatcaattttatcaaaacaattttcaaacgcaATTTTCAcgacatttttctaaaattctgagATACTCGTACttcttaatttttggtcaattttttggcaattgtcAAAAGCTTGtttgcatttttcgaattttcgagaAGAGTTCAGGATTATATTCGCAAaactgtaggtacatattaaattttgataaaatcctttccatcaatttttcgtaatctTCCACACGTTGTTTTACACCTACCTATCAACATACGATCAATCGAgcccaaaaatcgattcgtcAGCGATTATCGATCCTACATGATCAAtcatgattgaaattgaaaacgtggTTTCATCCTCAAAAATGGATTTCcggatcaaaaattgatcataatcAATAATCGATCAATGTAATCCAGAATATCGataaatttgcgattttcgatctcatactcgtataatcgaaaattttggttgaaaaataaaataaacttccGTAACAATAATTGatatcgaatttaaaaaatcgattcatttgcgattttcgattacATAAGTATTATTAAGCATgatcgaaatcaaaaatcgatttcaactttccatattaactttcgaataaaaatcgattaatcgagctccaaaaatcgattcatttgcgattatcgatttcgaatgttttcaactttctatAAACATaaacttttgaatgaaaaatcgatttaatcgaaatccaaaatcgattcatttgcgatttttgatcacATACTTATATTGTATGATTGAGCAtgatcgaaatcaaaaattaatttcaactttccatattaactttcgaataaaaatcgattaatcgaactccaaaaatcgattcatttgcgattatCGATTTCAAATGTTCGAATACGTATTCCTTGTAATTTTAgcgtgaaaaatattttcacatccTTGCATTCAATTTTTGCCCAATTCTACTgcaatttcgtcatttttttgatcatttttatcgattttagaGCTTTATCTTATGGTTTTACAGCTTTTCGCTCACTTTGCTAAGATTTCAttactttctggaaatttttatatttttaatgatttttttctcgcattttaaaatcatttcaacgtgtctttttttcatcaactttctgCCAATTTTCACTGGAATTACATTTCTGGTACCTAGTTTTTAGTAATTATGATTTCAACGTCTTTTCCATGCAATTTCTGCAGaagtttgttgaaatttcatctttattaGTAGATTTGCAGAGATTATGATGTTTTACCCATGTTTTGAAtcatttcaacgatattttaGCTACTAAGTAATTCTACACAAAGTAGAgtgaagaagttgaaaaaattttgaaattacgtcATTCAGCATGGTGCATGATATTCGATACACtgacgtactcgtattttcgaaatcgtttttcacaaatttgacAACGTATTATTTGCATAGAGACGAATATGGCGAAGGGAAGACAGCAAGGGGggtcgaaaatttgaaattccgtCGCAATATTGCACGATACGTCGACATGTACGTCTTCAAGGTTGCACATTATACAAGTTCACCTATAATATTCTATCTGagcttcgaaaatttcaatttttttaactaCTTTTCCACGTCAGGTGAAGTATCcacaacgatgaaaaaaattataattgaattCATAATCGACCACAATCATATTAAAATGAGGTCTCGATCTAAAGGGGTAAGGGGGGGATAAATTCTCTAAAAAGGAGGAATTGGACGATATGGCGACATGGCAACTTGTTATACGAAAAAATTCGTCATCGTCGAGAACACTGAACAAACGAAAATTGGGCAAATGATTCAtacacacattttttaaaaaaaacatcaacctagTACATCTACGTAGGTACTGATTTTATTCTATAAAATATCATCGATTGGATCAGTCGGTACAATTTTTCTGACAGAGACCCAGGGTTAAAGTTATCATGGAACTTATTCCTTCAACGATTATTATTTTCATCGGTGAGCTCAATTTAAGTTACTCGTATTGGTAGGCTGTAGCTTCTCAAGCTTACATTTTTATCTTGATGTGATTTCTTTGTATGAATTTCAGGATTTAGCCAATTCTCTTTTCTATTGGCAGATAAAAAACTTCGTGAGTTGAACATAAATTTATACAACTATTGCCTAGGTTGTAAATAAATTAGGCAAGtacttgaaattgatttttgatttgatttttttacacagCTGCAGATAATGGTCGATTTGGTAACGTTTTTCTTTCATACTCGTACTAACTaagttcaaaataaaacaagaagCCTTCCAAGACTCacccaataaaattttttcagaaatggcAAAATGTTTGGGTAAAAGTCTATCATGGGAGTACGACGAATTCTTTCAAACAGAAACATACTTATACCGTGAGTGATTTTCGTATCTAGTTAGTTACCAAAGACGATACTCGTAAACCAGAGATCacgatgaataaaaattcaagcacttagataagtaatttgaatttaattttttcagaattttgcgaaGATGCTATATTTGGTGTTGCGGAGCTCTTTAAGAAAGACAGATTAGGGCAAGATATCGGTAAGCTGTTttcttgtagaaaaattttacaggacGCCTGTAAAGAACGTACTTAATTAGactgaaaatttctaattcgaTTGTTCGATTTTCGATACGGAAATTTACTTTTGAAGCTAAAATATTGATGGCTCATTTCGaacattttctgtcaatatGTGATCAAAAACCGCAAATGAGACGATTTTTGGGGTTTGAATGAttaattttcgttttcgatCAAAAGGTCTTCAAGGTCTAAATTTGGTAAATCAACGATAGATttgttttttaagcattttcgAGCACTCtaacttctgaaatttcagtCTTGGGCGAAAATGTGGGATCGATAATGGCACATAACAATTCGATTAATTGATTGTTGATCATGAACACTTTCTGGTCCGGAAACATTTCTTACAGTGAGGTTGAAattaagtttttcattttaataatcatTGATCGTATGAAATCGAAATTCGCATCTGattcgatttttgggattcgattagGTATTCGATCTTCGATCCAGAAATTCAGTTCTGAAGCTATAATGTTGATTGTCGATTTTTACGTTtagattaatcgattatcgatcacgatcaattttttatccgagaaacatatttttaaaacaaaaatcaatttttttttactttgaacaCGATTGGTCATGTGAGATCGATATAATCGCAcatgaatcgatttttacaattcgattaatcgattattgatCATGATCGAATTCTTAAGCGGGAAGCACATTATTGCCAaactaaattgattttttcacttcgaACATGTTTGATTAGGTATACCTGAGCTCGAAAATCCTAAATGAATCGATTATTGAATCCGTCGATTATTGATCATGATTGATACTCAATTGAGACTCATCTTTCTGAgggaaaaattaatcatttaattttgagcacattaaaattgatcttaaGGGGACTGAAAatcgtaaatgaatcgattttcacgATTCGATTAGCCAATTGTTGatcataatcaattttttatctggAAGAATATTTTGGcactaaaatcaattttttcattttgcctATAGTTGATCTCATGAGATTAAAAatcgtaaatgaatcgatttttacgATTCGGTTAATCGATTattgatcatgatcaattttttatttgaaagcaTATCTATTTATGAgactaaaataaattttttcattatgcgATTGATCtcatgagatcgaaaatcgcaaatgggTCGACTTTtaagattcgattaatcgattattgatcgtaatcaattttttatccggaagcatatttttaaaacaaaatcaattttttcattttgcctATAGTTGATCTCATGAGATTAAAAATCGCAcatgaatcgatttttacaattcgattaatcgattattgatcatgttcaatttttgatctggaAGCATATTTTTGAGACTGAATAAATTTCTTCATTATGCCTACGATTGATCTCATGTGTGATTAAAagtcgcaaatgaatcgatttttacgattcgattaatcgattattgatcatgatcaatttttgatctggaagcatatttttgagactgaaataaattttttcatcatcccTACGATTGATctcatgaaatcgaaaatcgcaaataggTCGATTTTTACGATTAGATTAATCGATTACCTATTGatcgtgatcaattttttatctggaagtatatttttaaaacaaaataaattttttactttgaatatGGTTGATCATGATCAATTCCTGGTGAAAAGCGTATTTTTGAGGctgacattattttttcatttaaaaaaattattgatcgtatggaatcgaaaatcgcgcatgaatcgatttttggtattcgattattctatttttaatcCAGAAATTCACttctgaagttgaaaaaccGATTGCTTACTTATTCCGAGCATTTTCAGTCACATGAGatcgaaaattgcaaatgagtcgatttttggggttcgattgatcgattttcgatcacgaTCGATTATTGATCAGCTAAGTCTATTCTTGAggctgaattcaaattttttcatttcaaagttcaaaagtgATTGATCATACGAAatcgaaaatagaaaatgagtcgcgttttaatttttgattgagtGATTTTCGATCAGGAGGTCTTGCAATGCCTAAATTTGGTGGATCATTAGGCATTTTTGACCCATGACCACTCTTAGTTCTGAAATTTCGGTCGCGAACGAAAAGTTACACATGAATAAACAaatctttttctttatttttctctcttgaGAACGTTCgcctcttcaattttgaattttcaagtacgAGAACTAATccatctgaaatttcaatccgGTTAATCACTTCACGGACACcctgatgataaattttcaaatttacaactATGGTAGCTCCTGATGACGTGTTCCGTCAAGTACGCGACTGTTTAAATTCACACAACCACACAGAACTAATTGAAAGATATGAAAATTTCACACCTGACCACATGAAGAATTCAGAAGGAGTGGAAGGAGTGCAATCGGTTccagaaatgttcaaattgGCGACAGGTTCGTTTTTTATTCAGTATATCGTTTGAACGTTTCACAAGATTTGAAAACTGAGTTACGTGTTACCAATTTACCTTTTCTTAGGTCTATGTGAAACTAAAGAACTGGTCAAATATAACGACTTGGGTAAATAAATATAACAAGCTTTTCGTGTTCACACTCactttggagtctccagcaggctcgaaaaaataactctgtactcataaaattttcttttcacagATGATGACGACGAAAAATCAAGTTAGTGGAACAAACAAAATGCAATCTTTACTATTTGATCTTGTCACGATTTAAAGGTCGAATACAAAAGAGTAATGAATAATAAGTCTCGTTCCTTTATCAACAGAATCTCTgcaatgtttacaaaattgcgCTGTGAATCTCTTTGGGAGATTTGAACTTGTACAGAAAGCTTTACAGCCGAATAATGATAACACGAGTATAGCAGAAGACGAAGGACAAGATCAACCCAAACCCTCGACTACGAGTAGTACCATCCAACAGTACACTGATGGtgagaaatattcatttttgagaatattcgtACGTATAGAAAAATTTAGAGCTCTGGGCTAAACAcacgaataaattttattactttctaGATTGCGAGAAGAAAGAGGAAACTggtgagaaaagaaaaaattcaatcattagTTTTCGTTCAAACTTAAGATAGGATATATCCTccacaaataattttttgagcagtATTTTCAACAGATATCTCTTTTTTGAGTGAAACGGGAAAAAAATACGCTGGAAAGTATATCGATGACATCAATAAATTGTATAATGCACACCCAAACGGAGatacgaaaattaattttttcggtgaGGAAACAATAACGTACCTACATTTGACATGAATTTCACAACAGAAAATTTCCAGTTGCTACGTAATTTCAGAAGGCCAAGAACAAACTTAAGCCTTAAgaaaacaattattcaatttttttttaattttagtcaCCTATTCAAATTTAATACTCCGTACGTTTGTTTTTTATAGGGACCATTTTTTCATACTTAGGATGCGTGAAATGGACTTGTGCAATGAGTAAGTAATTCAGAAACGTATCAGAACATCTCATTAGTCACATTTTATAACCAGCAAAtgactgaataaatttttaatgcgTTGGTTTTAGAATCAAGCGTTGATGTTCCATTCTTTGGTAACTCATTTTCATgaacattttaatttgaaagatCAACTTTTGAATTGACCTTTACACCAATgatataattattaaattactaTCAATAATTAATCGACTTTCATTTTCATGCAGGTCTTATAGAAGATACCATCGGCGTCATGAGCCAAGCTGACGAAAAACTGTTGGATAAATAGTTGAAGAGAGGAATATGTACtccaaaaattgtacagattTCCATAAAATTAATATTGACTGCAATTTTGATTGGTCATCTTTTATAATGtagaatattattattttttttttaattattcaatccaagcttatttattttgtaaacattAATTTCAATAAACATATAGGTACCCAACATTAcgtgtaattttatcatttttgaaggtTTAATCAGATCAACTCGAGCCCTCAACTAggaaaactatcaaaaattacattggAGGTGAGTtaccttcaaaaaaatcactcgcaaatcgcaataaaaaatacacgtacCCAGATAAGTAGTTTGGG encodes:
- the LOC135833968 gene encoding uncharacterized protein LOC135833968, producing MELIPSTIIIFIGFSQFSFLLADKKLPADNGRFEMAKCLGKSLSWEYDEFFQTETYLYQFCEDAIFGVAELFKKDRLGQDIAPDDVFRQVRDCLNSHNHTELIERYENFTPDHMKNSEGVEGVQSVPEMFKLATGLCETKELVKYNDLDDDDEKSKSLQCLQNCAVNLFGRFELVQKALQPNNDNTSIAEDEGQDQPKPSTTSSTIQQYTDDCEKKEETVFSTDISFLSETGKKYAGKYIDDINKLYNAHPNGDTKINFFGTIFSYLGCVKWTCAMKSSVDVPFFGLIEDTIGVMSQADEKLLDK